The DNA window CAGTTTGCCGGGCGCAAGGACAGCACAGCAGCATAACACCCCCCTAAATCCCCCCTTTGCAGGGAGGAAGGGAAGCAACCCCCCTTTAATTCCCCCCTTGGCAGGGGGGACGGGTAAAGCCCGAAGGGGTAAATCATCAGCAAACAAGGAGGACACAAAAAATCATGGCGGAAAAATCACGTTCAAAGCGTCTCATGACAACCGGGGGATTAATATTCCTCGCGCTTGGGATAATTCTTTATTTCGCAAAGGAACCCATGGGCCTCAACAGGAAGATTTATGACCTTCCCATATTCCTAATCATAATCGGGGTATGCTCCGCGCTGAAGGGCTACATGGCCAAAGACAAGACAGAGGAAGAAGCCGCCCTCGCGGGAAAAACGTTCACAGAATTTCTCACGAACAACGCAATTTTACTCGCAATGCTTGTGCTTGTCGTTGTGATTTGCATACTTCAGCCCAGGTTCATGCAGATACGAGTCGCGCTTGACATTCTGACTCAGTCGTCCACAAAATTAATCATGGCACTTGGGATTTGCTTCACGCTCTTGATTGCAGGCACTGACCTTTCAGCGGGGCGCATGGTAGGACTTGCGGCGGTAATTTCGGCCTCGATGATGCAGACAGCGACATACGCAAACAGATTCTTCCCTGACCTTCCGCAGGTTGCGGTGTGGATGCCCATCATCATCGCTATTATTGCGTGTATGGTATTCGGAGCGTTAAACGGCTTCCTTGTCGCAAAATATGACATGCACCCGTTCATAGCGACATTGGCGGTACAGGTCATAATTTACGGAGCCTGCTCGCTGTATTTCGACATGCCCCCGAACAACTCGCAGCC is part of the Synergistaceae bacterium genome and encodes:
- the mglC gene encoding galactose/methyl galactoside ABC transporter permease MglC — encoded protein: MAEKSRSKRLMTTGGLIFLALGIILYFAKEPMGLNRKIYDLPIFLIIIGVCSALKGYMAKDKTEEEAALAGKTFTEFLTNNAILLAMLVLVVVICILQPRFMQIRVALDILTQSSTKLIMALGICFTLLIAGTDLSAGRMVGLAAVISASMMQTATYANRFFPDLPQVAVWMPIIIAIIACMVFGALNGFLVAKYDMHPFIATLAVQVIIYGACSLYFDMPPNNSQPIGGIRPDFAQLGQMRLFSGLYRGFPGISILIPIAVVICVIIWFILNKTVFGKNVYAIGGNREAAVVAGINVFRNIMGIFILASCLYGIAGVLEAARTAGATNNYGNGYELDAIAACVVGGVSLNGGIGKVGGIIMGVLIFTIIQYGLQFINVSPMWQQVIKGVIIAVAVAIDLTKYRRK